From one Lycium ferocissimum isolate CSIRO_LF1 chromosome 5, AGI_CSIRO_Lferr_CH_V1, whole genome shotgun sequence genomic stretch:
- the LOC132057933 gene encoding uncharacterized protein LOC132057933 — protein sequence MARLISSDSSSISLIFIILLSVDLFGASLRATAITPLIKTACDLCNVKDFCYNVLAENREANRAITRFNLEDVAIQLAYTNYTNIHRKVLTITTNETNPTLKKMYKQCLHQYVLMKKDFEFLLETLVMKGDMGQAIIVAQDDLFVCMSLFTQSPASPNPFAQDNDNMASFLELIRDISFYLL from the coding sequence atggcgaGATTAATTTCTAGTGATTCTTCATCAATCTCactaatttttattattttactaaGTGTTGATCTTTTTGGTGCATCTTTAAGAGCAACTGCAATCACCCCACTAATTAAAACAGCTTGTGATTTATGTAATGTAAAAGATTTTTGCTACAATGTTTTGGCAGAAAATCGAGAGGCAAATAGGGCAATAACAAGGTTCAATCTTGAAGATGTTGCAATTCAATTAGCATATACAaactacacaaatattcacAGGAAGGTTCTTACAATCACTACAAATGAAACAAATCCAACACTTAAGAAAATGTACAAGCAGTGTCTTCATCAATATGTACTAATGAAAAAAGATTTTGAGTTTCTACTTGAAACTTTGGTCATGAAAGGTGATATGGGACAAGCTATTATTGTGGCACAGGATGATTTATTTGTTTGTATGAGTTTATTTACGCAGTCACcagcttctccaaatccattTGCTCAGGATAATGATAATATGGCTTCCTTCTTAGAACTTATTAGGGATATTTCTTTCTACCTACTTTGA